The Pseudanabaena galeata CCNP1313 genome includes a region encoding these proteins:
- the galT gene encoding galactose-1-phosphate uridylyltransferase, whose protein sequence is MSHLRQNVITKDWVIFATERAKRPHEFVRSHDDIPPELPIYRHSCPFCKGNENPSEIEYLRIEDERGWRVRIIPNKYPALSPIGDRIRHSEGIHRSITGIGYHEVLIEHPDHNATIALMDISDVINILSAYRQRYNVISEDKRIESIIIFKNHGESAGTSLEHPHSQITATPVVPSQIRYRMVEATSYFDDMGECLFCYTLRDELKAKERIVLETEHFVTFIPYAALSPFHLWVFPRKHVSCFGDITDTELEDLAYSLKTVLAKLYYGLNNPAYNYTIRSMPTDERQSDYFHWYLAIVPRVTRAAGFELGSGMYINPAMPEDSAKFLREIDVSSQI, encoded by the coding sequence ATGTCACATCTTCGCCAAAACGTGATTACTAAAGACTGGGTGATTTTTGCTACAGAGAGAGCGAAGCGCCCCCATGAATTTGTGCGATCGCATGACGATATTCCTCCAGAACTACCGATTTATAGACATAGCTGTCCTTTTTGTAAAGGCAATGAAAATCCATCGGAAATCGAATATTTACGCATAGAGGACGAACGCGGTTGGCGAGTGAGGATTATCCCGAATAAGTATCCTGCGCTTTCTCCCATAGGCGATCGCATTCGTCATAGTGAAGGTATTCATCGCTCGATTACAGGTATCGGCTATCACGAAGTCTTGATCGAACATCCTGATCACAATGCGACGATCGCCCTAATGGATATTAGTGATGTGATTAATATCCTCAGTGCTTATCGTCAGCGCTATAACGTTATTAGTGAAGATAAGCGCATTGAGAGCATCATCATCTTTAAAAATCATGGTGAGAGCGCAGGGACATCTTTAGAGCATCCCCATTCACAAATTACTGCCACGCCTGTTGTGCCTTCCCAGATTCGCTATCGGATGGTCGAAGCAACTAGTTATTTTGATGATATGGGCGAATGTTTATTTTGCTATACGCTCCGAGATGAGTTAAAGGCAAAGGAGCGAATTGTTTTAGAAACAGAACATTTTGTCACGTTCATTCCCTATGCGGCGCTTTCGCCTTTCCATCTGTGGGTATTTCCCCGTAAACATGTTTCCTGCTTTGGTGATATTACCGATACTGAATTAGAGGATCTTGCCTATAGTCTAAAAACAGTTCTAGCTAAGCTCTACTATGGTTTAAATAACCCCGCTTACAATTATACAATTCGCTCTATGCCCACCGATGAGAGGCAATCTGACTATTTCCATTGGTATTTAGCGATCGTGCCGCGAGTAACTAGGGCAGCAGGCTTTGAGCTAGGTAGTGGCATGTATATTAATCCAGCGATGCCAGAGGATAGCGCTAAATTTTTGCGAGAGATCGATGTGTCTTCTCAAATTTAA
- a CDS encoding Tab2/Atab2 family RNA-binding protein, protein MSNIWELDFYSRPLLDSNNKKVWELLICDRDRQFEWVRECPSTEVNSEWLAKQLTDCVNSTGQTPIKIRFFRPSMTNIIMRGCKLAGITGQASRRVFTMSAWLVERMASIYPNRDGFQAVDPNPLPLKVLAAQDPKPVPDALMGERWILVSLKAGDFAEAKEWSMDFSELLDISHLDPDTIISGIIIISSRATALAAWMSGVDPVFIKFERNLLGDRTQMQLEASADAQWVLANLQAPKDKEAIAQGATFEEAKQNSQGFHFLAVQTSPDIEHFAGFWMLKEVI, encoded by the coding sequence ATGTCGAATATTTGGGAGTTAGATTTTTATTCACGTCCCTTACTGGATAGCAATAATAAAAAAGTTTGGGAACTGCTGATCTGCGATCGCGATCGCCAGTTTGAATGGGTGCGAGAATGTCCATCCACAGAAGTCAACTCCGAATGGTTAGCCAAGCAACTCACCGATTGTGTAAATAGTACTGGACAAACTCCGATTAAGATCCGTTTCTTCCGTCCCAGCATGACCAATATTATTATGCGTGGTTGTAAGCTGGCAGGGATTACTGGACAAGCGTCGCGTCGCGTATTTACGATGTCAGCTTGGTTAGTGGAGAGAATGGCGAGCATTTATCCTAACCGAGATGGATTTCAAGCCGTTGATCCTAATCCTTTACCATTGAAAGTATTAGCCGCCCAAGATCCTAAGCCTGTACCTGATGCGCTGATGGGTGAGCGGTGGATCTTGGTGTCACTGAAGGCAGGGGATTTTGCCGAAGCAAAGGAATGGTCGATGGACTTTAGCGAACTGCTTGATATTAGCCATCTTGATCCCGACACCATTATTTCAGGGATTATTATTATTTCGTCAAGGGCGACGGCTCTAGCGGCTTGGATGTCGGGTGTTGATCCTGTATTTATCAAGTTTGAGCGCAACTTACTAGGCGATCGCACCCAGATGCAATTAGAGGCAAGTGCTGATGCCCAATGGGTTTTGGCAAATCTGCAAGCACCCAAGGATAAAGAGGCGATCGCCCAAGGAGCCACCTTTGAGGAAGCCAAACAAAATTCTCAGGGATTTCACTTCTTAGCAGTACAAACTAGCCCAGATATCGAACATTTTGCGGGATTTTGGATGCTAAAAGAGGTTATATAG
- a CDS encoding sensor domain-containing diguanylate cyclase: MKGNWLWQRGIAQFIILNLLIAIAYAYGVRISHDFATLPGTVASVWFPSGMTLALVYLLGDRVILGIIGGSTYALTLGLLKISSLSVFNLVLILIACACGNVLQPMIATYLIKRFSPHKQIFSHVNTVVLYILAAVFSPTISAFLGITSLCITGIIPWTSYGISWMTWWLGSALPHLIFTPTILLWQNLSYKEIWTKSWEIGLGLSIFLGVSWIAFVSGYPLAYLFLPILIWTVFRYGSFFASLLVSIVSLIAILATAKNHGLYIPNEPNASLLLLQSFMAVLALTSLILSAVIDEKKAAQLSLKQAMENLELQVIEKTTELQRSEALLKKANFELEKLVNIDGLTQVGNRRCFDDRLKMEWQRLSRDVQPISLILFDIDYFKLYNDLYGHQMGDACLTAIAQTVKQVLSRPADLVARYGGEEFVIILPNTDIQGALIVAEQIRIAITNLGIVHQSSSISDIVTISLGVASLLPNSKQELATLIKQADTALYRAKQQGRNQSVVFSDSA; encoded by the coding sequence ATGAAAGGCAATTGGCTATGGCAGAGGGGAATTGCTCAATTTATTATTCTGAATCTGTTGATAGCAATTGCCTATGCTTATGGGGTAAGGATTAGTCATGACTTTGCGACTTTGCCTGGTACAGTCGCTTCAGTTTGGTTTCCTTCAGGGATGACTTTAGCCCTAGTTTATTTACTAGGCGATCGCGTCATTTTAGGAATTATTGGTGGCTCTACCTATGCCCTGACATTAGGTTTATTAAAAATCTCATCATTATCGGTTTTTAATCTCGTATTAATTCTGATTGCTTGTGCTTGTGGAAATGTTCTACAGCCGATGATTGCCACCTATCTAATTAAAAGGTTTTCACCCCACAAACAGATCTTTAGTCATGTCAATACAGTCGTCCTATATATTTTGGCGGCAGTTTTTTCACCAACTATATCCGCTTTCTTGGGGATTACCAGCCTCTGTATCACTGGAATCATCCCATGGACGAGTTATGGCATTAGCTGGATGACTTGGTGGCTCGGTAGTGCGCTGCCACATTTAATCTTTACCCCGACTATATTGCTATGGCAAAACCTTTCTTACAAAGAGATCTGGACTAAATCTTGGGAGATAGGACTGGGACTGAGTATATTTTTAGGTGTTAGCTGGATTGCTTTTGTGAGTGGCTATCCCTTGGCTTATCTATTTCTGCCAATTCTGATTTGGACAGTGTTTCGGTATGGTAGTTTTTTTGCGAGCTTATTAGTGAGTATCGTTTCCCTAATTGCAATTTTAGCTACGGCAAAAAATCATGGTCTCTATATTCCCAATGAACCCAATGCATCTTTGTTGCTACTGCAATCTTTTATGGCGGTGCTGGCTTTAACATCGTTAATTCTTTCGGCTGTCATTGATGAGAAAAAAGCAGCCCAGCTATCACTCAAACAAGCAATGGAAAATCTTGAATTGCAAGTGATTGAGAAAACTACAGAATTACAACGCAGTGAAGCTCTTCTTAAAAAGGCAAACTTTGAATTAGAAAAGTTGGTGAATATTGATGGATTGACCCAAGTTGGTAACCGTCGATGTTTTGACGATCGCCTGAAAATGGAATGGCAAAGACTGAGCCGAGATGTACAACCAATCTCTTTGATCTTATTTGATATTGATTATTTCAAACTCTATAACGATCTTTATGGACATCAAATGGGTGATGCTTGTTTAACGGCGATCGCCCAAACCGTTAAACAAGTTTTATCTCGTCCTGCCGATCTAGTAGCTCGCTATGGCGGTGAAGAGTTTGTCATAATTTTACCAAATACCGATATTCAAGGTGCATTGATAGTTGCGGAGCAGATTCGGATTGCGATTACAAATTTAGGTATTGTTCACCAAAGTTCTAGTATCAGCGATATAGTTACGATTAGTCTTGGCGTTGCTAGTCTGCTACCAAATTCTAAGCAAGAGCTAGCAACACTGATCAAGCAAGCCGATACCGCGCTTTATCGTGCCAAACAGCAGGGACGCAATCAGTCTGTAGTTTTCTCTGATAGCGCTTAG
- a CDS encoding S1C family serine protease: MKPKAIALSVITALLISIPSFGRVTTVSAAPKDFEPEEKITMEVYRSANPAVVTIKAANSTGSGSIITPEGLVITNEHVIRDAKNGQVRIINTEGKTYNGQVLTVDRKNDLALVRINSSDRFPTLVFADRESILVGQRVFAIGSPFGLSGTLTTGILSRVATNGDLQTDARLNPGNSGGPLLNSRGEMIGVNKAILSPDGRSNTGIGFAISAPIAKEFLTRSAALIKPNTVASLPSSQTKSAPALSPQTKTPAIASAQTARLTERPQLGVILNPASLTVYEVRPNSLASLMGLKRGDRLIGLNGAPLSDAKQIVDYLAQRPSVALLTVARTTGITNYQIKF, translated from the coding sequence ATGAAACCCAAAGCGATCGCCTTGAGTGTGATAACCGCCTTATTAATTAGCATTCCCAGCTTTGGCAGAGTCACCACCGTATCCGCCGCACCCAAGGATTTTGAGCCTGAAGAAAAGATTACGATGGAAGTCTATCGGTCAGCAAATCCTGCGGTAGTAACCATCAAAGCGGCGAATAGCACTGGCTCAGGCAGCATCATTACCCCTGAAGGCTTAGTAATTACCAATGAGCATGTCATTCGTGACGCAAAAAATGGTCAGGTCAGAATTATCAATACTGAAGGGAAAACCTATAACGGACAAGTCCTTACGGTCGATCGCAAAAATGATTTGGCTTTAGTGCGGATTAACTCTAGCGATCGCTTTCCTACCCTAGTATTTGCCGATCGCGAAAGTATTCTGGTCGGTCAAAGAGTATTTGCGATCGGTAGCCCCTTTGGATTGTCAGGTACGCTCACCACTGGCATTCTCAGCCGTGTCGCAACCAATGGCGATCTGCAAACCGATGCCAGACTCAATCCTGGGAACTCTGGGGGACCCTTGCTCAACTCTCGTGGTGAAATGATTGGTGTAAATAAAGCGATTCTTAGCCCCGATGGACGCTCCAATACAGGAATTGGCTTTGCCATAAGCGCCCCCATCGCCAAAGAATTTCTCACCCGTAGCGCGGCGCTCATCAAGCCCAATACTGTCGCTAGTCTTCCTAGTTCTCAGACGAAATCAGCACCTGCCCTATCTCCCCAAACCAAGACTCCAGCGATCGCCTCGGCACAAACTGCACGATTAACAGAACGACCTCAATTAGGAGTGATTCTCAATCCAGCGAGCCTCACTGTTTATGAAGTGCGCCCTAACTCTCTGGCAAGTCTTATGGGTTTAAAACGTGGCGATCGCTTGATTGGATTAAATGGCGCACCGCTCAGCGATGCGAAACAAATTGTTGATTATCTGGCTCAGCGTCCATCGGTTGCACTTCTGACCGTAGCCAGAACTACAGGTATTACCAACTATCAAATCAAATTCTAA
- the pflA gene encoding pyruvate formate-lyase-activating protein translates to MSGIGRIHSIETFGTVDGPGIRFIVFTQGCPLRCLYCHNPDCRSAHDGKEVSVDYLIDEIKKCKSFIRKGGVTVSGGEPLMQPEFTREIFKRCHELGLHTALDTSGYCAIEAAKSVLEETDLVLLDIKSYIPELYYKVTNVSIEPTLALAKHLSEIGKPVWIRFVLVPHLTDNEENINQLADFIATLKNIERLEVLPFHKMGEYKWEQLGLPYSLKDTPPATPELVKQTVDIFRDRGINALGAVGL, encoded by the coding sequence ATGTCGGGAATTGGACGCATTCATTCGATTGAAACTTTTGGCACGGTGGACGGTCCTGGGATCAGATTTATTGTCTTTACTCAAGGCTGTCCCCTGCGCTGTCTCTACTGTCATAATCCAGACTGTCGCAGCGCCCATGATGGCAAAGAAGTCAGCGTTGATTATTTAATTGACGAGATCAAAAAATGTAAATCCTTCATTCGCAAAGGTGGCGTAACCGTCAGTGGTGGCGAACCTTTGATGCAGCCTGAATTTACAAGGGAAATATTTAAGCGTTGTCATGAGCTAGGTTTGCATACTGCCCTTGATACATCAGGTTACTGTGCGATCGAGGCAGCAAAATCAGTTCTCGAAGAAACTGACTTGGTTCTGCTGGATATCAAATCCTATATTCCTGAACTCTATTACAAAGTTACCAATGTTTCTATTGAGCCAACGCTAGCCCTAGCAAAACATCTCAGCGAAATTGGTAAACCAGTATGGATTCGGTTTGTCTTAGTGCCACATCTCACAGACAACGAGGAAAACATCAATCAACTTGCTGATTTCATCGCCACTTTGAAAAATATAGAAAGATTGGAAGTTCTGCCATTTCATAAAATGGGGGAATACAAATGGGAGCAGCTAGGCTTACCCTATTCCCTCAAAGACACACCACCAGCAACACCTGAACTAGTAAAACAGACGGTTGATATATTTCGCGATCGCGGAATTAATGCACTTGGGGCGGTGGGGCTTTAA
- a CDS encoding ArsR/SmtB family transcription factor — protein MLNSSALSFDHLPTCDLHAIAPEALQDLVNEILPAEKAQTMAEFFGMLSDPNRLRILSVLSKQELCVHDLAVVVGMSESAVSHQLRVLRTMRLVSYRKSKRKVYYQLLDHHVLELYRSVSEHLDE, from the coding sequence ATGCTAAATTCTTCTGCACTTTCTTTTGATCACTTGCCGACTTGCGATCTCCATGCGATCGCCCCTGAAGCATTACAGGATTTAGTTAATGAGATTTTGCCAGCCGAGAAAGCACAAACCATGGCGGAATTTTTCGGAATGTTGAGTGATCCTAATCGTCTGCGGATTCTCTCAGTTTTATCGAAGCAAGAGCTTTGCGTTCACGATCTTGCCGTCGTAGTGGGCATGAGTGAATCGGCGGTATCTCATCAGTTGCGAGTTTTACGCACAATGCGTCTAGTTAGTTATCGTAAAAGTAAGCGCAAAGTCTATTACCAACTCCTCGATCATCATGTCTTAGAACTTTATCGATCTGTGTCTGAGCATTTAGATGAATAG
- the obgE gene encoding GTPase ObgE, protein MHFIDRVTIHVKSGDGGDGLVAFRREKYVPAGGPAGGNGGNGGSVILQATTDLQTLLDFRFENIFKAENGERGGPSNMTGRKGSDRVIKVPVGTVVMNEETGDVLGDLTEVDQTLFVAKGGKGGLGNKYFLSNQNRAPDYALPGLPGEELNLYLELKLIAEVGIIGLPNAGKSTLISVVSAARPKIADYPFTTLVPNLGVVSKPSGDGIVFADIPGLIEGASEGIGLGHDFLRHVERTKLLIHLIDVTQDDPLAAYHTIQEELDAYGHGLADKPQILALNKIDAMLPEDVEVIAAQFDLPILAISAASKKGLDQLLKSVWKTLEKFDQQNP, encoded by the coding sequence ATGCATTTTATTGATCGAGTTACGATACATGTCAAGTCTGGTGATGGTGGCGATGGGCTAGTTGCATTTCGCCGCGAGAAATATGTGCCTGCGGGTGGTCCTGCGGGTGGTAATGGTGGCAATGGCGGCTCGGTGATCTTACAAGCAACAACCGATCTGCAAACCCTTCTAGACTTTCGCTTCGAGAATATTTTTAAGGCGGAAAATGGTGAACGCGGTGGTCCCAGCAATATGACGGGTCGCAAAGGCAGCGATCGCGTGATCAAAGTCCCCGTCGGTACAGTGGTGATGAATGAAGAGACAGGTGATGTTTTAGGCGATCTCACCGAGGTTGATCAAACTTTGTTTGTGGCAAAAGGTGGCAAAGGCGGCTTGGGCAATAAATACTTTTTGAGTAATCAAAATCGCGCCCCTGACTACGCTTTACCAGGTTTACCAGGGGAAGAACTTAATCTTTATTTAGAACTAAAGCTAATTGCCGAAGTCGGGATCATTGGTTTACCTAATGCGGGTAAATCGACATTGATTTCTGTTGTATCGGCAGCTCGTCCCAAAATTGCTGATTATCCTTTCACCACGCTTGTACCAAATTTGGGCGTAGTCTCTAAGCCGTCAGGTGATGGGATTGTATTTGCGGATATTCCAGGATTAATCGAAGGTGCATCTGAGGGTATTGGTTTGGGGCATGACTTTTTGCGCCATGTGGAACGCACAAAACTATTAATTCATCTGATTGATGTCACTCAAGATGATCCCCTAGCGGCTTATCACACCATTCAAGAAGAGCTAGATGCTTATGGGCATGGCTTAGCTGATAAACCGCAAATTCTGGCTTTGAATAAGATTGATGCGATGTTGCCTGAAGATGTGGAGGTGATCGCCGCGCAGTTTGATCTACCGATTCTCGCTATTTCGGCGGCTTCCAAAAAGGGGCTAGATCAACTTTTGAAATCAGTCTGGAAAACCTTGGAGAAATTCGATCAGCAAAATCCCTAA
- the pflB gene encoding formate C-acetyltransferase, producing the protein MYVEWQGFTEGSWTREINVRDFIQKNYTPYEGSTEFLVAPTARTQQLWQEVLELMKLEREKGVLDVDTKIPTAIAAHDAGYIDRELEQIVGLQTDKPLKRAIMPYGGIRVVKAGLEAYGYQLDPQTEEVFTKYRKTHNDGVFDAYTSEMRKARKSGIITGLPDAYGRGRIIGDYRRVALYGVDRLIDDKKTQKESLELDVMDEETIRLREELSEQIRALFELKEMAAKYGFDIGRPALTAKEAVQWLYFGYLGAVKEQNGAAMSLGRVSTFLDIYFERDLRNGLTTEIELQELIDHFVMKLRMVRFLRTPDYNALFSGDPTWVTEVIGGMSADGRTLVTKSSYRFLHTLSNLGAAPEPNLTVLWSEHLPENFKQFCAKISSDTSSIQYENDDLMRPIYGDDYAIACCVSVMRIGKQMQFFGARVNLAKTLLYAINGGKDEKSGDQVAPNFAPITSEYLDYQEVNDRLQQMMGWLAKAYINTLNVIHYMHDKYCYERIEMALHDRDVYRTMACGIAGLSVVTDSLSAIKYAKVKVIRNEQGLAVDYETEGDYPKYGNNDDRVDNMAIDIVARFMNEIRKHPTYRHAVPTQSVLTITSNVVYGKKTGNTPDGRRAGEPFAPGANPMHGRDICGAIASLSSVAKLPYSDCQDGISNTFSIVPMALGRQESDRTNNLVGLLDGYFHDGGHHINVNALDRNTLLDAMDHPENYPQLTIRVSGYAVNFIKLTREQQLDVIKRTFHERV; encoded by the coding sequence ATGTATGTAGAATGGCAGGGCTTTACGGAAGGCAGTTGGACAAGAGAAATTAACGTTAGGGATTTTATCCAAAAGAATTACACTCCCTATGAAGGATCTACCGAATTTCTAGTTGCACCAACCGCAAGAACACAGCAGCTTTGGCAGGAAGTCTTGGAACTAATGAAGCTAGAGCGCGAAAAAGGGGTATTGGATGTTGATACAAAGATTCCTACCGCGATCGCAGCCCATGATGCGGGATATATTGATCGCGAACTAGAACAAATTGTGGGTTTACAAACCGATAAACCTCTAAAACGCGCCATCATGCCCTATGGCGGTATTCGTGTGGTTAAGGCTGGACTAGAAGCCTATGGTTATCAACTTGATCCCCAAACGGAAGAAGTTTTTACTAAATATCGTAAAACCCATAATGATGGTGTGTTTGACGCTTATACCAGTGAAATGCGAAAGGCAAGGAAATCGGGGATCATTACAGGTTTACCTGATGCCTATGGACGGGGACGGATCATTGGTGACTATCGCCGTGTGGCTCTATACGGGGTCGATCGCCTGATTGATGACAAAAAGACCCAGAAAGAATCTCTCGAATTAGATGTAATGGACGAAGAAACCATTCGTCTGCGTGAAGAACTCTCCGAACAAATTCGCGCTTTGTTTGAGCTAAAGGAAATGGCGGCTAAGTATGGCTTTGATATCGGTCGCCCTGCATTGACCGCAAAAGAAGCTGTGCAATGGCTGTATTTTGGCTATCTAGGTGCTGTCAAAGAACAAAATGGGGCTGCGATGTCCCTCGGTCGAGTTTCAACGTTTTTAGACATATATTTCGAGCGGGACTTGCGGAATGGTCTAACCACAGAAATTGAATTGCAAGAACTGATCGACCATTTTGTGATGAAGCTACGCATGGTAAGATTCTTGCGTACACCTGACTACAATGCTCTGTTCTCAGGCGATCCCACATGGGTTACTGAAGTGATTGGCGGAATGAGTGCCGATGGTCGGACTTTAGTTACCAAATCTAGTTATCGATTTTTGCATACGCTCTCAAATTTGGGGGCAGCTCCTGAGCCTAACTTAACGGTGCTTTGGTCAGAACATTTGCCTGAAAACTTCAAACAGTTTTGCGCCAAGATTTCCAGTGACACCAGTTCCATCCAGTATGAAAATGACGACTTGATGCGTCCCATTTATGGTGATGACTACGCGATCGCCTGTTGTGTGTCAGTAATGCGAATTGGTAAGCAGATGCAATTCTTCGGGGCGAGGGTCAACCTTGCGAAGACTTTGCTCTATGCGATTAACGGTGGTAAAGATGAGAAGTCTGGGGATCAAGTTGCGCCAAACTTCGCACCAATTACCAGTGAATATCTGGATTATCAAGAAGTTAATGATCGCTTGCAGCAAATGATGGGCTGGCTGGCGAAGGCATACATCAATACGCTCAATGTCATTCACTATATGCATGACAAGTATTGCTACGAGCGGATCGAAATGGCGCTGCACGATCGCGATGTCTATCGAACCATGGCTTGTGGAATCGCTGGTTTGTCCGTAGTGACGGACTCGCTCTCGGCTATTAAATATGCCAAGGTGAAAGTGATTCGCAACGAGCAGGGCTTGGCAGTAGATTACGAAACTGAAGGAGACTATCCTAAATATGGCAATAACGATGATCGCGTAGATAATATGGCGATCGACATCGTGGCAAGGTTCATGAATGAAATTCGCAAACATCCTACCTATCGCCATGCAGTGCCTACTCAATCCGTGCTGACCATTACTTCCAATGTGGTCTATGGCAAGAAAACAGGTAACACTCCCGATGGACGGAGGGCTGGCGAACCCTTTGCCCCCGGAGCTAATCCGATGCATGGACGCGATATTTGCGGCGCAATCGCCTCGCTCTCATCGGTTGCTAAGCTCCCCTATAGCGATTGTCAAGATGGTATCTCCAATACTTTCTCGATTGTGCCAATGGCTCTTGGTAGACAGGAAAGCGATCGCACTAATAATCTGGTTGGTTTGCTAGATGGCTATTTCCATGATGGCGGCCATCACATTAATGTGAATGCTCTGGATCGCAATACTTTACTGGATGCGATGGATCACCCTGAAAACTATCCACAACTGACGATTCGGGTGTCGGGCTATGCGGTGAACTTCATTAAGCTCACCCGCGAGCAGCAATTGGATGTGATTAAGCGCACGTTCCACGAACGTGTCTAA
- a CDS encoding DUF4359 domain-containing protein, producing the protein MKLQVILIGAAVIVGVMAVSNPSKERYIDYATEQFSETGKTSICAGDNIPIAAQQSCKFVISQGKGAIKLVVENSTKQQNFVVFSLYETDMPNKKVTTVGAFGNFFMFK; encoded by the coding sequence ATGAAATTACAAGTAATTTTGATTGGTGCTGCTGTAATCGTTGGCGTAATGGCTGTTAGCAATCCTAGTAAAGAGCGTTACATCGATTATGCAACCGAGCAGTTTTCGGAAACGGGTAAAACCTCAATTTGTGCTGGAGATAATATTCCGATCGCGGCTCAGCAATCCTGCAAATTTGTTATCTCTCAGGGAAAAGGTGCGATCAAGTTAGTGGTTGAGAACTCGACTAAGCAGCAAAATTTTGTAGTATTCAGTCTTTACGAAACTGATATGCCTAACAAAAAAGTAACCACAGTAGGCGCTTTTGGCAATTTCTTCATGTTCAAATAA
- a CDS encoding 3'(2'),5'-bisphosphate nucleotidase CysQ family protein, producing MSLARPIAWGAGDILMKYYQEPQDLEIRFKGGEEGNVTSADLAANDFILSQLKQSFGTENFAYLSEETEDNIDRLEHEWVWIIDPMDGTSDFIRRTNEFAVHIGLTYRQRPVLGLVATPAQDRLFQGMLGNGAYIETRDGLQQRIQVSNKVDLNQMVVVASRSHRNYQLESILQQLPKAAEIAVGSIGGKFAAIASGNADVYISVSGKSAPKDWDYCAPEIILTEAGGQLTHADLSLLSYNNLELRQWGTIVASNGHCHHEICQISQDAIAPIKK from the coding sequence ATGTCGCTGGCTCGCCCGATCGCTTGGGGGGCTGGAGATATTCTGATGAAGTACTATCAGGAGCCTCAAGACTTAGAAATTAGGTTTAAGGGGGGCGAAGAGGGCAATGTGACTTCCGCAGATTTGGCGGCTAATGATTTCATTTTGAGTCAGTTAAAGCAATCATTTGGCACTGAGAACTTTGCCTATCTCAGCGAAGAAACTGAGGACAATATCGATCGCCTTGAGCATGAATGGGTGTGGATCATTGATCCGATGGATGGCACGAGTGACTTCATCCGTCGGACTAATGAGTTTGCGGTGCATATTGGTTTGACCTATCGCCAACGTCCTGTCCTAGGACTCGTGGCAACACCTGCTCAGGATCGTCTTTTTCAAGGCATGTTAGGCAATGGGGCATATATCGAGACTAGAGATGGTTTACAGCAACGTATTCAGGTTTCTAATAAAGTCGATCTCAATCAAATGGTGGTAGTGGCAAGTCGTAGCCATCGCAATTATCAACTCGAAAGTATTCTCCAGCAATTACCTAAGGCTGCCGAAATTGCGGTTGGTAGCATTGGCGGTAAATTTGCGGCGATCGCCTCAGGTAATGCTGATGTCTATATCTCGGTTTCGGGGAAGTCTGCACCTAAGGATTGGGACTATTGCGCTCCTGAAATTATTCTGACCGAGGCTGGTGGACAACTCACCCATGCTGATTTGTCATTGCTGTCTTACAACAATTTGGAACTGCGCCAGTGGGGAACGATCGTGGCGAGTAATGGGCATTGTCATCATGAAATTTGTCAGATTAGCCAAGATGCGATCGCGCCGATCAAAAAGTAG
- a CDS encoding metallothionein: MTTLTETKCACPKCSCMVSLDTAIMANGKPYCSKACADGHPEGSAGCKKSGCGCG, encoded by the coding sequence ATGACAACTCTCACAGAAACTAAATGCGCTTGCCCTAAATGTAGTTGCATGGTCTCCCTAGACACAGCGATCATGGCAAATGGCAAACCCTATTGCAGCAAAGCTTGTGCCGATGGACATCCTGAAGGATCGGCAGGATGTAAAAAGTCTGGTTGCGGTTGCGGTTAG